In uncultured Ilyobacter sp., a genomic segment contains:
- the amrA gene encoding AmmeMemoRadiSam system protein A has product MYKTKSIYTEVALKSIMENFSKEEKILSVPEELKIKAACFVTLHKINGELRGCIGTLEPFRDNLYEEIWGNAKSAAFGDPRFPSLKEEELEEIEISVDVLEEAQKVEKIEELDPKIYGVIVSSRGRRGVLLPDIDGVESVEEQLSIARLKGGIGAGENADIYKFRVKRYH; this is encoded by the coding sequence ATGTACAAGACCAAAAGCATATATACAGAGGTTGCGTTAAAGAGTATCATGGAAAATTTTTCAAAAGAAGAAAAAATCTTATCAGTACCTGAAGAACTCAAGATAAAGGCAGCGTGTTTTGTGACTCTTCATAAAATAAATGGTGAGTTAAGGGGATGTATCGGAACCTTAGAACCATTTCGGGATAACCTATATGAGGAGATATGGGGAAATGCAAAATCAGCAGCCTTTGGAGATCCTAGGTTTCCATCTCTGAAAGAAGAGGAACTTGAAGAGATAGAGATCTCTGTAGATGTATTGGAAGAGGCTCAGAAGGTAGAAAAGATAGAAGAACTAGACCCTAAAATATACGGGGTAATAGTGTCTAGCAGAGGACGAAGAGGGGTACTTCTTCCAGATATAGATGGTGTAGAAAGTGTAGAGGAACAGCTCTCTATAGCCAGGTTAAAGGGAGGGATAGGAGCTGGTGAAAATGCTGATATTTACAAGTTTCGGGTAAAGAGATACCACTAG
- a CDS encoding transglycosylase SLT domain-containing protein, with protein sequence MKKLLFFIFLVINSLISFSAEDVNINDYKIFASGKNLLAQKNYKDALDQFELLSKKYPESLLFKSNYANYYIGMTYYNLGDYYNARNFLERAIYTPKDFKAEDPYFQKSKKHLFEYERNYYLGKIYLEQGFKEEALKHFKFLIKNYYSKELKIYEKMALKELEKYDPYYEILYMVKYEDALPILLSLKNEDILALGDFFQSKGSYESAEKAYSEYISLEKKDVHRVKLSLLETLRRAKKYKSLWEKSSDFIRSSTSDNSDFYYYLATAEMQLGKRLDAEESFYRVTTGKYKEAASENIARLLSLRGEHQKAISVLKNSKTSSALDLLMETYIKAEMTEEFKEAAVNYIKKYPHSDQAAYYRFLLYKESQNPNYLNWIIKYNINTYYYEIAYSIMENMRDLEAYPLNYKSRIYRDKVKRLEALAELKDGEILKIEFENIEFSDKDKIFKEYLMSSIYQKGGFYLSAVLNSRKNREDFSKYSNLITFLYPRYYDFMVKKAAKKYDLEEALIYSVILQESVFEPSLISKSGATGLMQIMLSTAKDMNPDITQEELLAPDINIDLGARYLKMLLTKFDGNIPKTLAAYNAGAGNVVKWKSDEKGDLDIEKIPFSETKKYVKRVINNYYKYKRIYHY encoded by the coding sequence TTGAAAAAATTACTTTTCTTTATATTTTTAGTTATAAATTCTCTTATAAGTTTTTCAGCCGAAGATGTCAATATCAATGACTATAAAATTTTTGCATCTGGAAAAAACTTGCTTGCTCAAAAAAATTACAAAGATGCCCTAGATCAGTTTGAACTTTTATCAAAAAAGTATCCAGAATCCCTCTTGTTCAAAAGTAATTATGCCAATTACTATATAGGAATGACCTATTATAATCTTGGTGATTATTATAACGCCAGGAACTTCCTAGAAAGGGCAATATACACACCAAAAGACTTCAAAGCAGAAGACCCTTATTTTCAGAAATCAAAAAAACACCTCTTTGAATACGAAAGAAACTATTACTTAGGAAAAATCTATCTTGAGCAGGGGTTTAAAGAGGAGGCTCTCAAGCATTTCAAATTCCTCATAAAAAACTACTATTCAAAAGAGTTAAAGATCTACGAAAAAATGGCTCTCAAAGAACTTGAAAAATATGATCCCTATTATGAAATTTTATACATGGTAAAGTATGAAGATGCCCTCCCCATTCTTTTATCCCTAAAAAATGAGGATATCCTGGCATTGGGGGATTTTTTTCAGTCCAAAGGGTCCTATGAATCTGCAGAAAAGGCATATTCAGAATATATTTCCCTTGAAAAAAAAGATGTTCACCGGGTAAAATTATCACTCTTAGAAACCCTCAGAAGAGCTAAAAAATATAAGTCCCTATGGGAAAAATCCTCAGACTTTATAAGGTCTTCCACTTCTGACAACAGTGATTTCTATTACTATCTAGCCACTGCAGAGATGCAGCTAGGAAAAAGATTGGATGCAGAAGAATCCTTTTATCGGGTGACAACCGGAAAATACAAGGAAGCCGCCTCTGAAAATATTGCAAGACTTCTCTCTTTAAGAGGAGAGCACCAAAAGGCCATTTCAGTATTAAAAAACTCTAAGACCTCTTCTGCTCTGGATCTTCTTATGGAAACATATATAAAAGCAGAGATGACAGAGGAGTTTAAGGAGGCAGCTGTAAATTATATAAAAAAATATCCCCATAGTGACCAGGCGGCGTATTACAGGTTTCTTCTCTATAAGGAGAGTCAAAATCCAAATTATCTAAACTGGATAATAAAATACAATATCAACACCTATTATTATGAGATTGCCTACTCCATCATGGAAAATATGAGAGATCTCGAGGCCTACCCTTTGAATTATAAATCGAGAATATACAGGGATAAGGTCAAAAGATTAGAAGCTCTGGCAGAACTAAAAGACGGAGAGATACTGAAAATAGAGTTTGAAAACATAGAGTTTTCTGACAAAGACAAAATCTTCAAAGAATATCTCATGAGCAGTATTTACCAAAAAGGTGGGTTTTACCTAAGTGCAGTCTTAAACTCCAGAAAAAATCGTGAGGATTTTTCAAAATATTCAAACCTGATAACTTTTCTCTACCCTAGATATTATGATTTTATGGTAAAAAAGGCAGCTAAAAAATATGATCTAGAAGAAGCACTGATCTACAGTGTCATCCTCCAGGAAAGTGTCTTTGAGCCTTCTCTTATATCAAAGTCGGGAGCAACTGGACTCATGCAGATAATGCTCTCTACAGCCAAAGACATGAATCCAGATATTACACAGGAAGAACTTCTTGCTCCAGATATAAATATTGATTTAGGAGCCAGATACCTGAAAATGCTTTTGACTAAATTTGACGGAAATATCCCCAAAACATTAGCCGCTTATAATGCAGGTGCAGGCAATGTTGTCAAGTGGAAGTCAGATGAAAAAGGCGACCTTGATATAGAAAAGATACCTTTTTCCGAGACCAAGAAATATGTCAAAAGAGTTATAAATAATTATTATAAATACAAGAGAATATACCACTACTGA
- a CDS encoding type II secretion system protein has product MSKKKGTILLEVVIAIVIFLIGILPIIGFTVKALGQNKRTTELEEDARVVTSVIDYIKSMGYVYVSDYVLSGVSTFDKEYILEYEEAEDSYVVDTVESTSDFETDFWGEIYNEKSDEADALFLLESRGLALDGAKLSIVITKTDLTMDESNYVNPVSNESTSNIIGDKGVIADEILYGRVVLEYTSTKDNSGDTKEYGQNFVLTPVENWGHLYE; this is encoded by the coding sequence ATGTCCAAGAAAAAAGGAACGATTCTGCTAGAAGTTGTTATAGCCATTGTAATTTTTTTGATAGGGATTCTTCCGATTATCGGTTTTACGGTAAAGGCTCTCGGACAAAACAAAAGAACCACCGAACTAGAGGAAGATGCAAGGGTAGTCACTTCAGTTATAGATTATATAAAATCCATGGGCTACGTCTATGTTTCAGATTATGTTTTGAGCGGGGTATCGACTTTTGATAAAGAATACATATTGGAGTACGAAGAAGCCGAAGACTCTTATGTTGTGGATACAGTAGAATCAACTTCAGATTTTGAAACAGATTTCTGGGGGGAAATATATAATGAAAAATCTGATGAGGCCGATGCACTGTTTCTCCTAGAAAGCCGGGGCTTAGCTCTGGACGGGGCAAAGCTAAGCATAGTGATAACAAAGACCGACTTAACTATGGATGAAAGCAATTATGTAAATCCTGTATCTAATGAATCAACTAGTAATATTATAGGAGACAAGGGAGTTATAGCGGATGAAATCTTATACGGGAGAGTAGTCTTAGAATACACTTCTACTAAAGACAACTCAGGAGATACAAAGGAGTACGGACAAAACTTTGTATTGACTCCTGTAGAGAATTGGGGGCACTTATATGAATAA
- the recJ gene encoding single-stranded-DNA-specific exonuclease RecJ, producing the protein MNNTKWIYKGDYLHENSSLPIDKDILNILYNRGIKEEKEINRFLYSSLEDIRDPMTLADMGLAVDRILEAKEKQEEIWIYGDYDVDGITSTSMCFMALRDIGLNVKYYIPLRDEGYGLNKEALSYIKKEGGAVVITVDCGISSIEEIEHANEIGLDVIITDHHEINNALPPAYAVINPKRDDNIYPFKFLAGVGTAFMFLYAIYRKMGIGEKMHQYLDIVAIGTIADIVPLVEENRIFSKFGLKLLEKTKHLGLRTLLGFLYPEYETKVFNTYDVGFVIAPVFNAAGRLEDAKIGVELFVSDSKKESREISQNLMGKNNERKEIQSEILDLVEKNISEKSLDTKNVIVVASKDFHHGVIGIVASKIVDKYYKPTIIMEIKEEENIAVASCRSIDNFSMIDALNTMPDIFLKYGGHDGAAGFSIPAEKIQEFSDRINSYAGSMLDEGDFQKPVKIEKEILFHKISYEFLDKLRLLEPFGFGNPTPIFSIKNCLFKDLRMIGKDKTHMMFTILKDGNEIKNCVWFSSGHNFQEIAHMREIDVAFKLKQEIYKDRYMNKIYIEDLNPSQNERNYLKESIEVYDTVFPIEAVVYSRREPSDKEVYLSFSDGVELIQERKVAGFIDYQTAAILKRLKYSYNFNFTTEIKKVVKKPENYNIHLTIKRDYSFSTLAYKKNEIFKEIKNFILGELNYNSIQKKILSSIFKDGKRTLAITDPGRGIGAVIETIGIYNFISGKKTLLVTEGDIPEKLKNYIHVSEKCIEGYDYYIFINTRPGDEIKNLHENILVIFHTDISLEGFQKIKDSYSLPQNIKILPESQLVKLYDIQKIFYTKKLPYKEKIEILKNIKNYTEIFSTKDILAFF; encoded by the coding sequence ATGAACAATACAAAATGGATATATAAAGGGGACTATCTGCATGAAAATAGCTCTCTTCCCATAGACAAAGATATACTGAACATCCTATACAACAGAGGTATAAAAGAGGAAAAGGAGATAAACAGATTTCTTTACTCCTCTTTAGAGGATATAAGAGACCCTATGACCCTAGCCGACATGGGACTAGCTGTGGACAGGATTTTAGAAGCCAAGGAAAAACAAGAGGAGATATGGATTTACGGAGATTATGATGTCGACGGCATTACCTCTACTTCTATGTGTTTCATGGCCCTTAGAGATATAGGTCTCAATGTGAAATATTATATCCCCCTTAGAGACGAGGGATACGGACTCAATAAAGAGGCTCTTTCATATATAAAAAAAGAAGGAGGGGCCGTGGTAATAACTGTAGACTGCGGAATCTCATCTATAGAAGAGATAGAACATGCCAACGAGATAGGCCTTGATGTCATAATTACCGACCATCATGAGATCAATAACGCCCTGCCTCCTGCCTATGCAGTTATAAATCCCAAAAGAGATGACAACATCTATCCCTTCAAGTTTTTAGCAGGGGTGGGGACTGCCTTTATGTTTTTATATGCCATCTATAGAAAGATGGGTATAGGGGAAAAAATGCACCAGTATCTTGATATTGTTGCCATCGGTACCATTGCCGATATAGTCCCCCTAGTAGAGGAGAACAGGATTTTTTCAAAATTCGGTTTGAAACTTCTGGAAAAAACTAAACACCTAGGACTTAGGACTCTCCTTGGTTTTCTCTACCCAGAATATGAAACAAAGGTTTTTAACACCTATGATGTCGGATTTGTCATAGCCCCTGTGTTTAATGCTGCAGGAAGACTTGAAGACGCCAAAATAGGGGTGGAACTCTTTGTTTCTGACTCTAAAAAAGAGTCCCGTGAGATATCTCAGAACCTCATGGGAAAAAACAACGAAAGAAAAGAGATTCAGAGTGAAATTTTGGACCTTGTAGAAAAAAATATATCTGAAAAGTCCCTGGATACGAAAAATGTGATAGTAGTTGCAAGCAAAGATTTCCACCACGGGGTAATAGGTATAGTGGCATCTAAGATAGTGGACAAATACTATAAACCCACAATAATAATGGAGATAAAAGAAGAAGAAAACATCGCTGTTGCCTCATGCAGAAGTATCGATAACTTCAGCATGATCGATGCACTGAACACCATGCCTGATATCTTCCTAAAATACGGTGGCCACGACGGAGCAGCTGGGTTTTCTATACCTGCAGAGAAAATTCAGGAGTTTAGCGACAGGATAAACAGTTATGCAGGTTCTATGTTGGATGAGGGAGATTTTCAAAAACCTGTAAAAATAGAAAAAGAGATTCTTTTTCATAAAATCTCCTATGAGTTTTTGGATAAACTTAGACTTTTAGAGCCCTTTGGCTTTGGGAATCCCACTCCTATATTTTCTATAAAAAACTGTCTTTTCAAAGACCTGAGAATGATAGGGAAAGATAAAACCCATATGATGTTTACTATTTTAAAAGACGGCAATGAGATCAAAAACTGCGTCTGGTTCAGCAGCGGTCACAATTTTCAGGAGATAGCCCATATGAGGGAGATCGATGTGGCATTTAAGCTGAAACAGGAGATATATAAAGACAGATATATGAATAAGATATACATAGAGGATCTGAACCCCTCACAAAATGAGAGAAATTATCTTAAAGAAAGTATAGAAGTCTATGACACAGTCTTTCCCATAGAGGCAGTTGTCTACAGCAGGAGGGAACCATCAGACAAGGAGGTTTATTTGAGTTTTTCTGACGGTGTAGAGCTCATACAAGAGAGAAAGGTTGCAGGGTTCATAGACTACCAGACTGCAGCAATTCTAAAGAGACTGAAGTATTCCTATAATTTTAATTTCACCACTGAGATCAAAAAAGTCGTTAAAAAGCCGGAAAACTACAACATACACCTAACTATAAAAAGAGACTACTCTTTCTCTACCCTTGCCTATAAGAAAAACGAGATATTTAAAGAGATCAAGAATTTCATCCTAGGAGAGTTAAACTATAACTCTATACAGAAAAAAATACTCTCATCAATTTTCAAGGATGGTAAAAGAACCCTAGCTATAACAGACCCAGGGCGGGGTATAGGGGCTGTTATAGAAACAATCGGTATTTATAATTTTATTTCTGGGAAAAAAACTTTACTTGTCACAGAGGGAGATATACCAGAGAAGTTAAAAAATTATATTCACGTTTCGGAAAAGTGTATAGAGGGCTATGATTATTATATTTTTATTAATACCAGGCCTGGAGATGAAATAAAAAATCTTCATGAAAATATACTTGTAATTTTTCACACAGATATATCTCTAGAGGGGTTTCAGAAGATAAAGGACAGCTATTCTCTACCTCAAAATATCAAAATTTTGCCTGAATCTCAACTGGTAAAACTCTATGATATACAGAAAATATTTTATACTAAAAAACTTCCCTATAAGGAAAAAATTGAAATATTAAAAAACATAAAAAATTACACTGAAATTTTTTCCACAAAGGATATTTTGGCATTCTTTTGA
- the amrB gene encoding AmmeMemoRadiSam system protein B: MTVRKSGVAGSFYPNSPEEIKKIFEEALQKERENIKTELKDKNIIGGVSPHAGYVYCVREAVHLFEILREKGEKYDTVVIVNPNHTGYGEAVSVDSNKAWETPFGSIEVDTEFGDELSFPVEPMAQRFEHSGEVMLPYLYYFIKKGFKILPICMMRQDLKTAKNIAEKIKNASEKLNRKILILISSDFTHFHSSEEGAKLDSYAIESLLKMDSSEFQDRVLEKDISICGMGPIMVLLEYSKMILKKPKLEILKRGHSGEVYPSDEVVDYVSLLVYEE; this comes from the coding sequence ATGACAGTTAGAAAAAGCGGTGTAGCAGGGAGTTTTTATCCTAATTCTCCAGAGGAGATAAAAAAGATATTTGAGGAGGCTCTCCAAAAGGAAAGAGAAAATATAAAAACAGAGCTTAAAGATAAAAATATAATAGGAGGGGTCAGCCCTCATGCTGGCTATGTTTACTGCGTCAGAGAGGCGGTGCATCTCTTTGAGATATTGAGGGAAAAGGGTGAAAAATATGACACAGTGGTAATAGTGAACCCCAATCACACAGGCTACGGCGAGGCTGTGTCAGTTGACTCAAACAAGGCCTGGGAGACACCATTTGGGAGTATAGAGGTAGACACTGAATTTGGAGACGAGCTTTCTTTTCCAGTAGAGCCAATGGCACAAAGATTTGAGCATTCAGGGGAGGTTATGCTTCCTTATCTATATTATTTTATTAAAAAAGGTTTTAAAATACTTCCTATATGTATGATGAGGCAGGATCTTAAGACAGCAAAAAATATAGCAGAAAAGATAAAAAATGCCTCAGAAAAGCTAAACAGAAAAATACTGATTCTTATATCTTCTGATTTTACACATTTTCACTCTTCTGAAGAGGGAGCAAAATTAGACAGCTATGCAATAGAATCATTGCTCAAGATGGATTCTAGTGAATTTCAGGACAGGGTACTAGAAAAAGATATATCAATATGCGGCATGGGTCCTATAATGGTGCTTTTAGAGTACAGCAAGATGATTCTAAAAAAACCAAAACTTGAGATACTAAAAAGAGGACATTCAGGAGAGGTCTATCCCTCTGATGAGGTTGTAGACTATGTGTCGCTACTGGTCTATGAAGAATAA
- a CDS encoding prepilin-type N-terminal cleavage/methylation domain-containing protein encodes MKKNGFSLIELVVVIAITLVVLGIAGLSIKEAIERNDYQKIAAIIPKIIFTEANKAYEEGDEKEVEIDLSSKYIKDGTKEIELPENYSYSLYAVTRTDDDELGDSLNGEATELITSDNVVFKVAEDGTLSEAYDNEDNLLKNGFYSKYHPSILVQKSDSSPLCRIDIVSSSYITPKVIVYRPLSDIMSFPSDMKDESRWTEDSFN; translated from the coding sequence ATGAAAAAAAACGGATTTTCCCTAATCGAACTTGTTGTTGTAATTGCTATTACCCTTGTAGTTCTAGGTATAGCAGGCCTTTCTATAAAAGAAGCCATTGAAAGAAATGATTATCAAAAGATAGCTGCTATAATTCCTAAAATCATCTTTACAGAAGCCAACAAAGCCTATGAAGAGGGAGACGAGAAAGAAGTAGAGATAGACTTATCTTCTAAATATATAAAAGACGGAACAAAAGAGATTGAACTCCCTGAAAATTATTCCTACTCACTGTATGCCGTCACAAGAACAGACGATGATGAATTGGGAGACTCCTTGAATGGTGAGGCAACTGAACTTATAACTTCCGATAACGTTGTTTTCAAAGTTGCAGAAGATGGAACTCTTTCTGAAGCCTACGATAATGAGGATAACCTTCTAAAAAACGGATTTTACAGTAAATATCACCCCTCTATACTGGTGCAGAAAAGCGACAGCTCTCCCCTCTGTAGGATAGATATAGTTTCATCCTCATACATCACCCCAAAAGTCATTGTATATAGGCCTTTAAGTGATATCATGTCATTTCCAAGTGATATGAAAGATGAAAGCAGGTGGACAGAGGACAGCTTCAACTGA
- a CDS encoding prepilin-type N-terminal cleavage/methylation domain-containing protein — protein MNKKGFTVIEALVSVAILAVVFLLSSPLVKGLGMVSGRVQMQKKVDHEFAVVTKFLKSRVRSAKDNRDLSGYNDKLGYVGVFKKFKEKDVDDEEYDSKPYYEAKDFFKELETDEKKSGPILFLEIPVDSTSESLNSKFVFFMFEKDKIKYRESKEFTEADESDDTFTFDGDGWETLMNNVEDCSFQYREGIVTFLIDMDVGDYEGKIKDRVRDTVVSRIDINSL, from the coding sequence ATGAATAAGAAAGGTTTTACAGTTATAGAGGCATTGGTATCGGTGGCGATTTTGGCAGTTGTCTTTCTTTTGTCTTCACCCCTTGTAAAAGGGCTGGGAATGGTTAGTGGACGTGTACAGATGCAGAAAAAAGTGGATCACGAATTTGCAGTTGTTACTAAATTTCTGAAGAGCAGGGTCAGAAGTGCAAAAGACAACAGAGACCTGTCTGGATATAACGATAAATTGGGATATGTCGGTGTTTTTAAAAAATTTAAGGAAAAAGATGTTGATGATGAAGAGTATGATTCAAAACCATATTATGAAGCCAAAGATTTTTTCAAAGAACTGGAAACTGATGAAAAAAAAAGTGGACCAATTCTTTTTTTAGAGATACCTGTAGATTCCACATCTGAATCTTTAAATTCGAAATTTGTATTTTTTATGTTTGAAAAAGATAAAATAAAGTACAGAGAATCCAAAGAATTTACAGAAGCTGATGAATCAGACGACACATTTACTTTTGACGGAGATGGTTGGGAAACTCTTATGAATAATGTGGAGGACTGCAGTTTTCAGTACAGAGAAGGGATAGTAACATTTCTAATAGATATGGATGTAGGAGATTATGAAGGGAAAATAAAGGACAGAGTCAGGGATACTGTTGTGAGCAGAATCGACATAAACAGCCTTTAG
- a CDS encoding TetR/AcrR family transcriptional regulator, whose product MPKKAIFTKDHILNKAFEMLEKKGLEEITARNLAKALKSSPAPIYGFFKSMDDLKKELIERSKGVFMEYVKNQNTELPLLNIGMGIVTFAREEKQLFRSIFLREKSYQGLIKEFKELIEEEILADNRFMGLPEEIKENLFLDCWTYAHGMATLTCTGYFENPSDEFIKDRLMQSAAGMIYRRLEEASELDKFFKD is encoded by the coding sequence ATGCCAAAAAAAGCAATTTTCACTAAAGATCATATATTAAATAAAGCCTTTGAAATGCTTGAAAAAAAAGGCCTTGAAGAGATAACAGCTAGAAATCTGGCAAAAGCCCTAAAATCCTCGCCGGCACCTATATATGGTTTTTTTAAATCTATGGATGATTTAAAAAAAGAGCTCATAGAAAGATCGAAGGGTGTTTTTATGGAGTATGTAAAAAATCAAAATACAGAACTTCCCTTGTTAAATATAGGTATGGGGATAGTAACCTTTGCAAGGGAGGAAAAGCAGCTTTTTAGATCTATATTTCTGAGAGAAAAATCCTACCAGGGTCTGATAAAGGAGTTTAAAGAGCTTATAGAGGAAGAAATATTAGCTGACAACAGATTTATGGGGCTTCCTGAAGAGATAAAAGAGAACTTATTTTTAGACTGCTGGACCTATGCTCATGGTATGGCTACCCTCACATGTACAGGATATTTTGAAAATCCTTCAGATGAGTTTATAAAAGATAGGCTCATGCAAAGTGCCGCTGGGATGATATACAGAAGGCTAGAAGAAGCATCGGAATTGGACAAATTTTTTAAGGACTAG
- the amrS gene encoding AmmeMemoRadiSam system radical SAM enzyme yields MKKVLFYNSEGKNVRCFLCPHNCLIGEGSYGICNMRKNIGGDLYTMNYGISSAVSLDPVEKKPMYHFYPGSKVLSVGSIGCNLKCKYCQNYTIAQGKFEEFEGYTEGLSPEGIAGEAERLKEKGNIGVAYTYNEPIIWYEFMYDISKVIESRGMKNIMVSNGFINPEPLEKLLETIDAFSIDLKGFTEEFYKKITGSRLEPVKRTLEIIAASDRHLEVEYLVIPGHNDDKKKFSEMLDWYEKSLGKDVPLHINRYFPMYKMTEPATPMKILKELYEMAKDKLDYVYLGNIESRLGSDTYCPNCGSLIVKRAGYFAEDVGSKNGKCKKCGLKIRGEGL; encoded by the coding sequence ATGAAAAAAGTACTTTTTTACAATTCAGAGGGAAAAAATGTACGCTGTTTCCTCTGTCCCCACAACTGCCTTATAGGTGAAGGAAGTTATGGAATATGCAATATGAGAAAAAATATAGGGGGAGACCTTTACACCATGAATTACGGTATATCATCAGCTGTGAGCCTAGATCCAGTAGAGAAAAAGCCCATGTATCATTTTTATCCAGGATCAAAAGTTCTCTCTGTGGGAAGTATAGGCTGCAACCTAAAATGCAAATATTGTCAAAACTACACCATAGCCCAGGGAAAATTTGAAGAGTTTGAAGGATATACAGAGGGATTATCCCCTGAAGGAATAGCAGGAGAGGCAGAGAGGCTAAAAGAAAAGGGTAATATAGGGGTGGCTTATACTTATAATGAGCCTATAATATGGTATGAATTCATGTATGATATATCAAAAGTTATAGAGTCCCGTGGAATGAAAAATATAATGGTTTCCAACGGATTTATAAATCCAGAACCCCTAGAAAAACTCCTTGAAACAATAGACGCCTTTAGCATAGATTTAAAGGGCTTCACAGAGGAATTTTATAAAAAGATAACAGGCAGCAGACTAGAGCCGGTAAAAAGAACACTAGAAATAATAGCGGCATCAGACAGACACCTAGAGGTAGAATACCTTGTTATACCTGGTCATAATGATGATAAAAAGAAGTTTTCAGAGATGCTGGACTGGTATGAAAAATCCCTTGGAAAAGATGTTCCCCTTCATATAAATCGATATTTTCCGATGTATAAGATGACAGAACCTGCCACTCCTATGAAAATCTTAAAAGAATTATATGAGATGGCAAAAGATAAGCTAGATTATGTCTATCTGGGAAATATAGAGAGCAGACTAGGAAGTGACACCTATTGTCCTAACTGCGGCAGCCTAATTGTAAAAAGAGCGGGATATTTTGCAGAGGATGTGGGATCAAAAAATGGAAAATGTAAAAAATGTGGGCTAAAGATAAGAGGTGAAGGGTTATGA